In Candidatus Omnitrophota bacterium, the DNA window TCAGCCAGCCATATTATTATACCCTCAGCGTCAATTATTTCGCCGCTAAGGAGATTTAGCCTCAGTGCTACTTTTGTGCCTAATGGCAGGACGCTTTTTGCGTGTATAAACAATCCTTCGCCGCTTATATTCAATATTCTCCCTTGGTGCCACACCTTATTAGGATCTCCCCAAGTGCAAAACTCGGCCTCTGCCTGAATGTCCAGCCTCTTAAAGCGTCTTCGCAGTGTGGTATTATCGACAGGTGATTCATGATAGAAAGTGTTTACAGCCGACTCCTCGTCTCGATATATTTCGAATATGTTGTCAAGCCTTACCAGCTTAAAAAGCTCTTCTACGTGGAGGGGCACATTGCAGAATTTCATCTTCCCCTTATGATTTACTACGTTTTTGTAGGCAATGGCGAGTATCGATATGCCGCTATAATCGACCATGTTTACCTTGTCGAAATTAAGAAGAATATCCTTTTTCTTGTTCTTCATAAGCCAGCCAACGGCCTCTATGATTTCAGCGGCGTTGATATCTATTTGGCCGTCTATGTCGATTATGCTTATGTTGTTTGACTCTCTTATTCTTATATCCATTTATTTATATGAAATATGAAAAGTTAGAAAAAAAGCCATACCCGCTGTGCGCACACGCAGCATATGACTTTTTTCAAGTAAACTTGTTGCTCTGCAAACGACTTATTTTGTCGCAGATTTGGTTTCGGGATATCGGATCTGCTTCTTCATCGTATCTTCAAATTTCGTCGGAGTCTCTTTAACGCCCGGCCGTTGTGTGTCGCTTTCAGAATAATGAAAGAAATCTTTTATTGCCTGGAAGAAATATGTTTTTCCCGAGCTTGTGCCGGAGGCCGTGATCAGTGCCCCGAATACAAATATTGCGAATATCGCTACTACCATTGCTTTTCTCATTCTTTCCCCCTCCCGCGTTTATTACAATCCGTTATACCGTAATAAGAAGTATATATTGTCCCGCAGCAAAAATCAACTAAAATATAAATAAATCCTGCTTAGCGAAAAAGCGTATTTTACGAACCTAGCAATTCGCCCACAATGGCGCTAAGAGCCTTTCCGTCACACGAGTTTTTCAGCTTTTCCATGGCGGCCTTAAGCATTCTTAAGACAGATGTGCGTAATGCATCTTTTTGCTTCAGAGCTGCTTTTAAGTCTTCTCCTATTTGTTTGATCAGCATGTCTTGCCTCGATATTATGGCTGCTTCTATTTTCCTTTAAAATTGGCCGCGTGAGCCTCTATATTTATCCGCAAATTGTCCGTCAGGGATAATAGGGCATCTACCACTCTTCC includes these proteins:
- a CDS encoding GatB/YqeY domain-containing protein, which encodes MLIKQIGEDLKAALKQKDALRTSVLRMLKAAMEKLKNSCDGKALSAIVGELLGS
- a CDS encoding STAS domain-containing protein — translated: MDIRIRESNNISIIDIDGQIDINAAEIIEAVGWLMKNKKKDILLNFDKVNMVDYSGISILAIAYKNVVNHKGKMKFCNVPLHVEELFKLVRLDNIFEIYRDEESAVNTFYHESPVDNTTLRRRFKRLDIQAEAEFCTWGDPNKVWHQGRILNISGEGLFIHAKSVLPLGTKVALRLNLLSGEIIDAEGIIIWLADKSLQIQSYPGMGIYFKDMAKKVQDKIVVFINRHITSRSTND